From Pseudochaenichthys georgianus chromosome 15, fPseGeo1.2, whole genome shotgun sequence:
ACTGGAATTTAAAATAGGTACTGAAACTGCTAAACATGATAAAGACTACACCACATGCATTGCACACGTTTAATATGGAAGAACAAATAAGTCAAACTTAAGATAGCAAAAAGAGGTTTATTATGACATAACATCCAAATGTAAGTCAACACCCAAGGAAAATATCAGAGAGGGGAGGATCACACTGTACATCTTCCGGAAACCTGGGAACGAAAAGGGAACAACAGTTTAATAGGGCTATACGTTTCAGCACAGTCAGCACAACATGATCTCCATAAACAGCAGGTAAAGGAGAGGCCTGCATAAACGGTTCCGTTTTACGGTCGATCAGTACTTTCTATTAGTTATATGAAAAGCAGACAAGACATGATTGTTCAATGATTTATCTATGACTTTCTGCACCTTTGTTTACTAACGTCAAGTCATTTAAACAACAGCTTAATCCCATTTTAACACTTGAACATTTTTAGATTTATTTAGATGAAATACACTTTTTGAGTTGATAACAATCACATGACTACaatatgttacagaatgtttatGTATCTCCATACCCATAGTAAGTCGAGAGCTTCTCCAAAATTCAAAATAATGACCAGACTTTTTAAAGTGGTTTTAGGCCCTTGATATCCATTGTCTCTTTTAAACCAAGGAGGTACTGAAATGTCAACTATTGCCTAGTCCATTGATGGAATACTCAAGAATACTCTTTCGTCTTCAACAATTTATTCATGCAAAAAATTAAAAGATTGAATGTCACAGCTTCAcaaatgtaatgtgttttatCTACTAGATAGATTTAATTATGACTTAAGGTGTAGCTTTTTTGTTAGCCATCATGTTAACCTCCATCATAACCTGTGATGTTTGGTATATGTCAATGTTGTTATtttactgaatataattcattaCTGATAGTTTAAGCAGATTGACAAAAAGGACATTATCTAATTGTAGCCATAAAGCCATGGAAGAGTCAAGTGTGCACACAAGATACTCACAATGATGTCACTCCACAGCTGTAggtttaatttataaacacacacatagtTAGTAATACTGATAAACTTGGCTTTACCCACTTCAGCCATTCCTTACATTGAATCACAGCTAAGACCCACAGCAGTTACTGTTGGAAACCTGGTCGTCCTTCTTCAGCACAGTGGGCCTCACCACGTCCACGTCACGGTGCAGGTGATCCAGTAAACTAGTGAGGATGTTAGGGGCCGAGTAGAAATCGATCAAAAAGTAAGACCCTCGGAGGTGGTTCTGGTTGTGTTTGTTGATCTTGTAGGGCAAGAGTCTTTCCCCCAGGTTCTCAAGGTCCCTGACAATGGCGCCCCTTTCCATCAGAGTCTCCACTGTCCGCCGGAGAGCCGCCGATGTCCCGGGCCGCTGCATCGCCTTCAGGATCAGCGCGAGCTCGTAGCGAGGCATGGTTCCGGCAAATAATTCCTCGATTCACAGTTTTAAATCTGCTGGGTTGGTGTCATTGCCAGAATACTCAGTTCAAAAGGCGACCATGTTATGATGACACGAGGGACAGGAAACGGTTTTGGCGATGACGTATAAGGTGTGCGCCTATGTTGATAAAAGCATGGCTAGAAATGGCTCTGCTAGAAATATATAAATGACAGAGGGGAAATGCGAGTGTATAACATTACAGGGGTTACACATATAAACTACAACTcaacaaatacattttcaataaaaaaatattttcaaaATCAACAAAAGTTTGAGAGGAACTTGCCATATCGTGAGGCGCATGCGCACAATTGAAGCTTCCGCTCACTTTCCTTCCAGAAAAGAGCGTGGTGAAGATGGCGGAGCAAAAGTCGAAGCCGAGCGATCTTTACAAATGCGTATATTCCTTTCTGGCGGAGAACAAATTCACCAAGGCGGCTCAGCAGTTTATGAAACAGACTAACGTGGTAAGCGGCTCACTGTGTGTTGTTGCTAATCTGTGGCTCGTGCTGTCTGTCTCTAGCGTTGTGGTGAAGTTGAGACATGCTGCACGAGGAGTACATGTACAGCCATGTAACGTTGAGGGGCCGTACACCCATTAGGAAAGGTAGCACGTGTAGGAGTACAGGCACACTTTGTTCTTTGGTTGCCATTCGTTTTAAAAGCTCATAATATTTTAATTGGCATTATATTGTGTTGCATTGCAGGAACATGTATTGATTGCGAATTTGTGAAACTTTAGATCTGTAAATGGCTATTTGAGTGCTTCACGTGTTTCTTTACAGACTCCACAAGATGAAAATGATGAGAGCCTCGTCGGCATCTACGACTTCTGGGTGAAGTgagttgttttttgttttgtttgttattgagttgGCACTAAAACTTGTTAagtacatactgatattaaTACACTTTTAAGATATGGCCAAgcctttttattgggttctcaTTGCACCTATCATTTGCAGTCACTGTTCACCTATGCATTGCCTAATCTATCTCTAATACAAACACAATATACCCTTTATCAGACTTAAATATTCACTTTAAGAATAATTTCTGCTCTCATTATCTCTTAGGGTTCACTCTCTAAGCGGCAGTTACAGGATTTGTCTCTGTAGTTGAGATACATATGCTTTGTCGCTAATCTCTTCAGATATAGGAGAAATGTATACAataaatgacttgttaattttTGAGGTTGCTGTTCCCTTTTTAATATACCCATGTGTCTTCCTAGGTCTCCTGAAGCCAAGAAACGAAAGGCGCCCTCCAGCACAGCTGAATCTAAAACAAGTCCATCAGCCAAGAAGGCAAAAACCAGTGCAGCGAGCTCCAGCAGCGACGACTCAAGCAGCGACGATGAAGCAGTGGTTGCAAAACCAACCAAGGCAGCCCCTGCaggtaaaatcaatgttttgatgcaGAAAACTGATTACGATGGTTTAAATAGGTAGGTAACATTTATGATCCGGTTATATATGTGTAACATATCTCTGTAATGTTTGTTTTAGCAGCTAAGGTGGTGCCTGCTAAAGCACCTGCACCAGCAGCAGCTATTAAAGTGGCATCCAGCAGCAGTGAAGACTCCAGTGACTCTGAGGAGGAGAAGGCCCCAGTCAAGGCTCCTGTAAAGGTAGGAAGAATAATTCAAATTATAGTTTCATACAAGATCTTGCCAGTGTTGAAAGCCATGTCTGGTGGTTATGCtattattaaaatgaatgttccGCATGTAGGCTCCTGTGAAGGCGCCCGCTGCCCCTGCTACAGGAAGGAAGAAAGACAGCAGCTCCAGCAGTGAAGAATCTGAGGATGAGCAGCCTGCTAAAGCCCCAGCCAGTGagtctagagcagtggttctcaaagtgggggccgaggcatgccaggggggtgcaagagaccaggaggaaaaatagttatatataaaaaaaaaatcataatttgaaaaataatatgatgcagtacagtactattacgtctgggtctctgtgtatcattaaagctcggctccgtgtgtgtggaacgagccattttgtgtgcgtgagagagagcgcactggtactggagatcgttgttgttagcttctggtgctagcgagctacgataacggatataaggagttttttcaacaacaaagtggaggagagtcctctcctgtcagactgagagactcagtgagctaaaggactctctgagtgttatctcagtgggtctcaaatgttttggtcaccattaatgtaaacaattatttctgaggcacatgtttatatgatcattatagttataagaaaaataagagaatacatgaaaaacaggtatgaaatagtatatgacagtaaaacaagaatagagtttaaaagggtgatttgtaaaatatccataaagaaaaagtaaatctgtttacagttctgtttcatatgggtgttgagagatgtatccatagatctcttcatgttgctctcaaagtgcaccagattgatgcttttaacttcaatatttaaaaataaatcttcccgggggagcatgcccccggatccccctatgtgaggtccacacattACCtacaaaaatagcactttacccctgcttacacttatatgccgtgagctgattatcgagccttcattgtgacAGTCGCGAGTACACTGTGTatgcgtggggattgttgcagtagaaaattccactgtagcgaccggtacattaatgggaaaccctaaatgtttgagcaccctctatgaaacgtcaagctaccgcACAGcagccccaaaataaatctctggcgccgccactgagtctgactatttgtgttgggggggcccaacttttttttttctccaaaggggggacCGTCTAGAGCAAGATGTCATTTAATATTGTAAATTTATTTTGAGATGATTATAATGAAATGTGTTGTATCTAATGTATGTTATTAACCTTTAATAGAAGCCAAGAGTGTTACAGTCACAGCAGCCAAACCAGCTGTTCCTGCTAAAGCTGCAGCTCAGAAAAAAAAGGATAGCACCAGCGAAGACAGTTCATCAGATTCAGAAGATGAAAAACCAACCAAGGTATGTAAAAGATTCTGCCCATATGTACATATCTTTCTTCCCAAACTTAGAAACAAATAGAACAAGTTATTGTAGTAAAGTACATTTTACACAATACTTACTTCATATGTCCGATAGGCTCCAGCCAAAGCGGCCCCCGTGAAAGCAGCTGCTGCTGAATCAAGCAGTGAAGACTCTTCATCTGAAGATGAGGCTCCACCCAGCAAAAAACCCAAAGCAGGTGGGTTTTTATTTTCACTCCATTATAAAAGCCAGACAATGTGAAGTTATAAAACTTGTTTGGTGCTATGAAAACCAATAAACACAGAAAGGTTTGATTGCACTTGAAATGAGTTGGCCTTTCTGAGCGGTGCCTTTCTTTTGTTATCATGGTTCTGTTACTCCAATCAAACGAAAGGTAGTTATATTAACTTACATTTTATTTGACATGATTAGTATGTCTGTCATCTTTTAGCTTTACATAACATCTGATAGAGGATTAATTTTGGTAAAAAATTTAAATTGCTTGCACCTATTTTGGAGTAactcagtggctcagtcagtaggggattggactgtgagccgaacttctacttggagaggtcccagttcacctcctgccctgccgtggtgcccttgaccaaggcaccggacaacccCATTGCTCCCTGGGCGCTGTAtgatagctgcccactgctcttagtactagactcctggtactaggatgggttaaatgcagaggccaactttcactgtgtgctctgcatgtgtgaccatttaaagagggtttcatccctcacaattctattatttattattattaacattacAGTCCCTCTTTTGCAGTATGTCACCAAAACCTAAAAGTATTGTACATGGGCCCTGTGTTATGAGGCTGATTAGTTTGCTTTGCCTTGGTAGGAGCGTACAGTGCAGTCCCACCTCCAGCTTCAGTCCAGAAAGCTCCCGCTTCAGTGACCAAGGCTCCAGCTGCACCAGCAGCCAGCAAGGCCAAGGACAGCTCctcaagcagcagcagcagtgacgaggaagaagagaagaaaGTAGCTGGTAAGATTCACTAAGTCTTCCCAACTTGAAGTAGTGATTTTAGAAATGACACATCTAACAGCGTTGTTATCCTAACAGCAAAGCCTGCACCAGTAAAGACCCCCGCTGCAAAACCAGCGGCGAAGGAGTCCAGCTCAGGTAACAATTACAATCCCACTCTGTCATTTTCTACTTTGTGTTGTTTGATGCCAAATGTAACAAATCTTCCTCTCCATGCCCATGTTTTTCAAGATTCAAGCTCAGATGAAGAGGAGGCAAAAAAGCCTGCCGTGAAAGTCACCCCAGCAAAAGCTGCCCCAGTCAAGGCTGCTCCCGCTAAAGACTCATCCAGttcagaggaagaagaggaggcaaaaaaaaaacctgcagcAAAGGTGACTCCCGCAAAGGCTGCTCCAGCTAAACCTGTTGCAGCTAAAGTCACGCCTGCTAAAAAAGACTCCAGTTCAGAGGACGATTCCAGTTCAGAGGAGGAAGAGGCCAAAAAACCTGCAGCAAAGGTGACTCCTGCAAAGAAGCCAGCAGCTAAACCTGCACCAGCCAAGACTCCCCCAGCTAAAAAAGAGGAGTCAAGTTCAGGTAAGAGACATGTTGAGGGTGTGAGCTCTGTATCTCTGTCAAAGTAGTTTATTTTCTGTCTTGAATTTGCTTTCATTTACTTAAACTGTGTTGCCAGTGCTACCAGTTTGTGGAGGGATCAAACTAAATTCCATCATGAGAACTGTCAGTTATACATAATATATAAACTCTCCCCAGTTTTGTTACATACACGGTTGTCAGTTTGTTAGGTTCACCTTACTGCAACTAAGGCAGTGTATCTTTGTTGAGGATAATAtttagtttatgttgaaactggTTTACTTAACACCAGGCTAGGATTTTCTGCAGGACTGTTgtaatatgtgacctgctccatcgaaatcagtcgcattgacctgaagacacattttgagttgtatacacggttggaaagaggatattcctagctttctaatgatatcaggattgtttttgtactccaaatattaagcgaaatatgtcacattatataatgactgtcaccgagtcctcattttgagaaaaaggcctttaaagtttcctcttctctggaatccatcgatctgattgattattagtggagcaaatgatcaaaatactacggagggaagatattttcgtttggaggggaagctcgcaagtgtgtgtgtatacgtgtgtgtttgtgtatttttgagtttgtgtgtattgtgtttgtttcccggggaaaaccctcacgagaaacaccggctgttgttgcgcctgctgtggcgttaaattactccgttctccgcttgtaattatgccgttacaagcttcaaagttatatttatcatctgaatttgccgaaacaagtttaatattctgaaagccaagactctgtttaatttaaatcagatgaaaacaaactgtaacggaccctgccgtgttatctatgattactttactcttacgttcataatgtcattcggagggaggggggctgctggaagagcagagtgcgagtgagaggtgcctgtcttcgtcccttcacaagcttcaaaaatgtacttatcgtgtgattttggaaataaaagtttcatattctgaaagccaagacttggtttgtttaaaatcaaacaaaacacccgaaccctgaaaaaatagttttttacgtaaatccacgtttattctgaaatgagccgttgcgacttccgactgatttcgatagagcgggtcacatatgtgaactgctctatcgaaatcagtcgcattgacccgaagacacattttgagttgtatacactgttggaaagaggatattcctagctttctaatgatatcaggattgtttttgtactccaaatattaagcaaaatatgtcacattatataatgactgtcacagagtcctcattttgagaaaaaggccttcaaagttttctcttctctggaatccatcgatctgattgattattagtggagcaaatgatcgaaatactacggagggaagatattttcgtttggaggggaagctcgtgtgcgtgtgtgtttgtgtaatattgcgtttgtgtgtattgtgtttgtttcccggggaaaacactcacgagaaacaccggctgttgttgcgcctgctgtggcgttaagttactccgttctccgcttgtaattatgccgtcacaagcttcaaagttgtatttatcatctgaatttgcagaaacaagtttaatattctgaaagccaagactttgtttaattgaaaacaaactgtaacggaccctgccgtgttatctctATTTTGATAATTAATGAATTGTGAATTAGGGAATAACACTCGTCGACAGCTTCTctaatatgtgacccgctctatcgaaatcagtcggaagtcgcaacggctcatttcagaataaacgtggatttacgtaaaaaattATTTTtccggggttcgggtgttttgtttgattttaaacaaacaaagtcttggctttcagaatatgaaacttttattttcaaaatcacacgataagtacatttttgaagcttgtgaagggacgaagacaggcacctctcactcgcactctgctcttccgcagcgccacccccccctccctccggctgaaattatgaacgtaagagtaaagtaatcatagataacacggcagggtctgttacagtttgttttcatctgatttaaattaaacaaaatcttggttttcagaatattaaacttgtttcggcaaattcagatgataaatacaactttgaagattgtgacggcataattacaagcggagaacggagtaacttgacgtcacagcaggcataacaacagccggtgtttctcgtgagggttttccaggaaacaaacacaatacacacaaatgcaaaaatacacacacacacacgtatacacacacacttgcgagcttcccctccaaacgaaaatatcttccctccgtagtattttgatcatttgctccactaataatcaatcagatcgatggattccagagaagaggaaactttaaaggcctttttctcaaaatgatgactctgtgacagtcattatataatgtgacatatttcgcttaatatttggagtacaaaaacaatcctgatatcattagaaacctaggaatatcctctttccaaccgtgtatacaactcaaaatgtgtcttcgggtcaatgcgactgatttcgatggagccgGTCACATATACAGTCAACGTTTTAGCTGTGTGTGCCATGATCAAGTGACTACATTTGTGTCTATCTGATGTTAAAgtaatgtatttgtttttccaGACAGCAGCTCTGAAGATGAGGCTCCAGCCAAACCTGCTGCTAAAGTTGCAGCCAAACCAAAACCTGCTGCTGTAGCTTCCAAGGCAGCTGAGAGCAGCTCTGATTCAGATGACTCCTCTGAGGATGAAAAAACAGTGAAAGCAAAGCCTGCTACCCCGGCtgcaaagccagctgcaaagcctgctgctgctgcagagaGCTGCTCAGACTCCTCTGAGGATGAGGAAGAGCCAGCTAAAGCTAAGCCTGCTGCTAAGCCTGCTGTTAAGCCAGCTACCCCCGCTGCAAAGCCTGCTCCAGAGAGCAGCTCTGACTCTTCTGAAGATGAAGAACTAGCTAAGGCTAAACCAGCTGCAAAGCCTGCTACCCCCGCAGCAAAGCCGGCTGCTGCAGCAGAGAGCAGCTCTGACTCTTCTTCTGAAGATGAAGAACCAGCTAAGGCTAAACCTGCAGCGGCTAAGCCTGCAGCGGCTAAGCCTGCTACCCCTGCGGCAAAGGCAGCAGAGAGCAGCTCTGACTCTTCTTCTGAAGATGAAGAGCCAGCTACACCAGCTAAGGCTAAACCAGCCACGCCAGTAGCAAAGCCAGCTGCTGCAGCGGAAAGCAGCTCTGACTCTTCTTCTGAAGATGAAGAGCCAGCTAAGGCTAAGCCAGCTACACCAGCTAAGGCTAAACCAGCTACGCCTGTAGCAAAGCCAGCTGCTGCAGCAGAAAGCAGCTCTGACTCTTCTTCTGAAGATGAAGAACCCGCTAAGGCTAAGCCAGCTACACCAGCTAAGGCTAAACCAGCTACACCAGCTAAGGCGAAACCAGCCACGCCTGTAGCAAAGCCAGCTGCTGCAGCGGAAAGCAGCTCTGACTCTTCCTCTGAAGATGAAGAGCCCGCTAAGGCTACACCAGCCAAGGCTAAACCAGCTACGCCTGTAGCAAAGCCAGCTGCTGCAGCGGAAAGCAGCTCTGACTCTTCTGAAGATGAAGAGCCAGCTACACCAGCTAAGGCTAAACCAGCTACGCCTGTAGCAAAGCCAGCTGCTGCAGCAGAAAGCAGCTCTGACTCTTCTTCTGAAGATGAAGAGCCCGCTAAGGCTAAGCCAGCTACACCAGCTAAGGCTAAACCAGCTACACCAGCTAAGGCGAAACCAGCCACGCCTGTAGCAAAGCCAGCTGCTGCAGCGGAAAGCAGCTCTGACTCTTCTTCTGAAGATGAAGAGCCCGCTAAGGCTAAGCCAGCTACACCAGCTAAGGCTACACCAGCTAAGGCTAAGCCAGCTACACCAGCTAAGGCTAAGTCAGCTAAGGCTAAACCAGCCACGCCAGTAGCAAAGCCAGCTGCTGCAGCGGAAAGCAGCTCTGACTCTTCTTCTGAAGATGAAGAACCCGCTAAGGCTAAGCCAGCTACACCAGCTAAGGCTAAACCAGCCACGCCTGTAGCAAAGCCAGCTGCTGCAGCGGAAAGCAGCTCTGACTCTTCTTCTGAAGATGAAGAACCAGCTAAGGCTAAACCAGCTGCAAAGCCAGCTACCCCTGCTTCAAAGCCTGCTACCCCCACAGCAAAGGCAGCTGCAGCAGAGAGCAGCTCCGAGTCTTCTTCTGAAGATGAAGAGCCCGCTAAGGCTAAGCCAGCTACATCAGCTAAGGCTAAACCAACTACCCCTGCTGCAAagccagcggcagcagcagagaGCAGCTCTGACTCCGACAGTGACTCTGAGGATGAGGCAGCCAAACCTGCTGTCAAGAAACCAACTCCTGCAGCAGAAGCCCCTGCTAGCACGCCCAaagcttcaaaaaagaagactgAGACCACACCTGCCAAGCCTCCAGTCACCAATGGCAAGGCAGCTACACCCAAGACTCCAGCAAAGCCTGCAGAGTCATCGTCCAGTGACAGCAGCTccgaagaggaagaagaggccAGTACAAGTGCTGTAAAACCTGCTACACCTGCAGCAACACCCAAGACGACCCCGGCTGATAAAGCTAAAGAGAGCAGCTCCTCAGACAGTTCATCAGAGGAGGATGCACCACGCAGGGCAGCCACTGCACCCACCACCCCCACAACAAATGGTGAGTCGCAGACAAATACAGAGTATGAAATGTAATGCAGTGTCAACTTCATCCTGGATTACTCAAAGTTAAACATTCCCCCCACCACCCCTgcaggaaaaagaaaaaaaggtgaAGAGTCATCGAAGAGCGACGAGGAAGAGACAGAAGTCACTACACCAAAAAACAAGATGGCAACAACCACACCTCAGACGTTTCCTAAAGCCAATAAGAAGGTAAGGCCAGTCAGAGACTAGAACTTGGTGTTGAGCCTGGTTTCTTAAAGGGGAAAAAAGTTTAATAATAGTTCATGATTTGATGGAAATGGGTTGTGTCTTCCAGTCGTCCAATGTACCCTTCCGTAGAATAAGAGAGGAAGAAGTAGCGGTGGATCCCCGTCTCCAAGACAATTCTTTTGATGCAAAGGTGAGTTCAGTTACGGCGAAGAGCAATTTTAAAACTGCATCACTGAAATGGCTGTGCTGATCATTCACTCTTAATCATCTGTCTTTGCTTTTCCAGTTCGGATCAAATGGGGACTGGGGCCAGAAAGCCAACGACACGCTCAGGTTCACAAAGGGCAAGTCATTCCGCCATGAaaagacaaagaagaagagggggagCTACCGCGGCGGAGCCATCAACTCCACCTCCGTCAACTCTATTAAGTTTGACAGTGAATAAGGACGGCTCTTTGAACTTGACTGTACCTGTGTGATCAGGACTGTCTGATCGCTTCCCCCCCTGTTACCAGTCCCTCAGTCATCACTACCCAGCAGCACACTGACAGGAAGTGAGCCGTAGAGCTGAGCCGGCGCTCACTTTCCGTCGGCTGCCCTTCGCTGTACTGCTTAAGGTTGACACCCATGTGATATCATCACTTATAGCCACTAGGTGGCTGCAGGCCACCTGTTAATGGTAAACGCCAATGTGTGTATTGGGCCCCCTTTTTCAGTTTGTTTTGATGTCAACCTGTACTTTCATTTTTCTATGTATGATTGACAGCCATACATCCCAACAGGTTCTTGTATTTTGAAACGAGGTTGATAATCATTTTAATGGACCACATGGTTTCTTGAAGTTTGTTTGGTtgtttgtcaacatttctgtttGGCCTTTTTTTTGCTCTTGGGTTTTTTTCACTTAACATTACCTAATCTTTTGGAAAGTAAAACTGAGTTTTATACTGTGTATTTATTAAGTTTTATTCCATTTCAATGTTCAGGACCTTAGACTGTCtatttcattatttttcttAAGCCATTTTGCTTTGAAACTGGGATACATACATATGTTGCTCTAATCTGTTCGTGGTATTGAATGTTTTATTAGTCAATGTAACCGATGAAATGTTAATTTCAAtgattggaatttactgtgtgaaCCTGTAGGGACTTTTGAGaaccttttttttattaatgGATGTAGCTGTAATTAAAGACCTAATAGCAAATGTTGGTGTGATAGGTATtacacttttttcttttttaatcttCCCTACAATTAAGAGTCATTTGTCCTCAGTTTCTCACGGAGCTGTGTTTTATGGACACATAATGGTGTTGTGTGTACAAATAAGCTGCTTTGTCCATTTAGTTCCAAACATTAACTGTTTAAGTGTCAACGAAAACCACTAGATGGCAGTCAGGTATTTCTTTGCTCCAGTTGAAAATGGGGAAACTCAATGTACAGTGTGTGAACTGACACCTTATACCTTGC
This genomic window contains:
- the mrps6 gene encoding small ribosomal subunit protein bS6m is translated as MPRYELALILKAMQRPGTSAALRRTVETLMERGAIVRDLENLGERLLPYKINKHNQNHLRGSYFLIDFYSAPNILTSLLDHLHRDVDVVRPTVLKKDDQVSNSNCCGS
- the nolc1 gene encoding nucleolar and coiled-body phosphoprotein 1 isoform X2; the protein is MAEQKSKPSDLYKCVYSFLAENKFTKAAQQFMKQTNVTPQDENDESLVGIYDFWVKSPEAKKRKAPSSTAESKTSPSAKKAKTSAASSSSDDSSSDDEAVVAKPTKAAPAAKVVPAKAPAPAAAIKVASSSSEDSSDSEEEKAPVKAPVKAPVKAPAAPATGRKKDSSSSSEESEDEQPAKAPAKAKSVTVTAAKPAVPAKAAAQKKKDSTSEDSSSDSEDEKPTKAPAKAAPVKAAAAESSSEDSSSEDEAPPSKKPKAGAYSAVPPPASVQKAPASVTKAPAAPAASKAKDSSSSSSSSDEEEEKKVAAKPAPVKTPAAKPAAKESSSDSSSDEEEAKKPAVKVTPAKAAPVKAAPAKDSSSSEEEEEAKKKPAAKVTPAKAAPAKPVAAKVTPAKKDSSSEDDSSSEEEEAKKPAAKVTPAKKPAAKPAPAKTPPAKKEESSSDSSSEDEAPAKPAAKVAAKPKPAAVASKAAESSSDSDDSSEDEKTVKAKPATPAAKPAAKPAAAAESCSDSSEDEEEPAKAKPAAKPAVKPATPAAKPAPESSSDSSEDEELAKAKPAAKPATPAAKPAAAAESSSDSSSEDEEPAKAKPAAAKPAAAKPATPAAKAAESSSDSSSEDEEPATPAKAKPATPVAKPAAAAESSSDSSSEDEEPAKAKPATPAKAKPATPVAKPAAAAESSSDSSSEDEEPAKAKPATPAKAKPATPAKAKPATPVAKPAAAAESSSDSSSEDEEPAKATPAKAKPATPVAKPAAAAESSSDSSEDEEPATPAKAKPATPVAKPAAAAESSSDSSSEDEEPAKAKPATPAKAKPATPAKAKPATPVAKPAAAAESSSDSSSEDEEPAKAKPATPAKATPAKAKPATPAKAKSAKAKPATPVAKPAAAAESSSDSSSEDEEPAKAKPATPAKAKPATPVAKPAAAAESSSDSSSEDEEPAKAKPAAKPATPASKPATPTAKAAAAESSSESSSEDEEPAKAKPATSAKAKPTTPAAKPAAAAESSSDSDSDSEDEAAKPAVKKPTPAAEAPASTPKASKKKTETTPAKPPVTNGKAATPKTPAKPAESSSSDSSSEEEEEASTSAVKPATPAATPKTTPADKAKESSSSDSSSEEDAPRRAATAPTTPTTNGKRKKGEESSKSDEEETEVTTPKNKMATTTPQTFPKANKKSSNVPFRRIREEEVAVDPRLQDNSFDAKFGSNGDWGQKANDTLRFTKGKSFRHEKTKKKRGSYRGGAINSTSVNSIKFDSE
- the nolc1 gene encoding nucleolar and coiled-body phosphoprotein 1 isoform X1, producing the protein MAEQKSKPSDLYKCVYSFLAENKFTKAAQQFMKQTNVTPQDENDESLVGIYDFWVKSPEAKKRKAPSSTAESKTSPSAKKAKTSAASSSSDDSSSDDEAVVAKPTKAAPAAAKVVPAKAPAPAAAIKVASSSSEDSSDSEEEKAPVKAPVKAPVKAPAAPATGRKKDSSSSSEESEDEQPAKAPAKAKSVTVTAAKPAVPAKAAAQKKKDSTSEDSSSDSEDEKPTKAPAKAAPVKAAAAESSSEDSSSEDEAPPSKKPKAGAYSAVPPPASVQKAPASVTKAPAAPAASKAKDSSSSSSSSDEEEEKKVAAKPAPVKTPAAKPAAKESSSDSSSDEEEAKKPAVKVTPAKAAPVKAAPAKDSSSSEEEEEAKKKPAAKVTPAKAAPAKPVAAKVTPAKKDSSSEDDSSSEEEEAKKPAAKVTPAKKPAAKPAPAKTPPAKKEESSSDSSSEDEAPAKPAAKVAAKPKPAAVASKAAESSSDSDDSSEDEKTVKAKPATPAAKPAAKPAAAAESCSDSSEDEEEPAKAKPAAKPAVKPATPAAKPAPESSSDSSEDEELAKAKPAAKPATPAAKPAAAAESSSDSSSEDEEPAKAKPAAAKPAAAKPATPAAKAAESSSDSSSEDEEPATPAKAKPATPVAKPAAAAESSSDSSSEDEEPAKAKPATPAKAKPATPVAKPAAAAESSSDSSSEDEEPAKAKPATPAKAKPATPAKAKPATPVAKPAAAAESSSDSSSEDEEPAKATPAKAKPATPVAKPAAAAESSSDSSEDEEPATPAKAKPATPVAKPAAAAESSSDSSSEDEEPAKAKPATPAKAKPATPAKAKPATPVAKPAAAAESSSDSSSEDEEPAKAKPATPAKATPAKAKPATPAKAKSAKAKPATPVAKPAAAAESSSDSSSEDEEPAKAKPATPAKAKPATPVAKPAAAAESSSDSSSEDEEPAKAKPAAKPATPASKPATPTAKAAAAESSSESSSEDEEPAKAKPATSAKAKPTTPAAKPAAAAESSSDSDSDSEDEAAKPAVKKPTPAAEAPASTPKASKKKTETTPAKPPVTNGKAATPKTPAKPAESSSSDSSSEEEEEASTSAVKPATPAATPKTTPADKAKESSSSDSSSEEDAPRRAATAPTTPTTNGKRKKGEESSKSDEEETEVTTPKNKMATTTPQTFPKANKKSSNVPFRRIREEEVAVDPRLQDNSFDAKFGSNGDWGQKANDTLRFTKGKSFRHEKTKKKRGSYRGGAINSTSVNSIKFDSE